In Papaver somniferum cultivar HN1 chromosome 1, ASM357369v1, whole genome shotgun sequence, a genomic segment contains:
- the LOC113305789 gene encoding transmembrane protein 184C-like, whose translation MDIWNKVDITTMDRRQITLLGTGSCVVLTVLFTVKLLMQHLSQWKNPKEQTAILIIISMAPLYAIVSFVGLVDFLGSKTFFLTLESIKECYEALVLAKFLALMYSYLNISISKNIVPDEVKGREIHHSFPMTLFTPHTVRLDHNTLKLLKYWTWQFVVIRPVCSILMIALQLLHIYPSWVSWTFTMILNVSVSLALYSLVAFFHVFTKELAPHKPLSKFLCIKGVVFFCFWQGIVLSMMVSMGIIKSHHIWLDVEHIQEAYQNILVCVEMVLFAFIQQYAYPVAPYIATKEKKNK comes from the exons ATGGATATTTGGAATAAAGTGGATATAACTACAATGGATAGGAGACAAATCACTTTGCTAGGGACTGGATCATGTGTAGTGCTTACTGTTCTCTTTACTGTAAAGCTCCTAATGCAGCATCTTTCACAGTGGAAAAACCCCAAGGAGCAGACGGCTATATTGATCATCATATCCATGGCCCCATTGTATGCCATTGTTTCATTTGTAGGTTTAGTAGATTTCCTAGGGAGCAAAACATTTTTCCTGACCTTGGAGTCTATCAAAGAATGCTACGAGGCACTT GTTCTTGCGAAGTTCTTGGCTCTGATGTATAGTTACTTGAACATATCTATTAGTAAAAACATTGTACCCGATGAAGTCAAAGGAAGAGAAATTCACCATTCATTCCCGATGACTCTGTTTACG CCTCACACCGTCCGCCTCGACCATAATACACTGAAACTCCTTAAGTACTGGACATGGCAATTTGTCGTCATCCGTCCTGTTTGCTCCATTTTGATGATAGCACTACAACTTCTCCATATATATCCTAGTTGGGTCAGCTGGACTTTCACCATGATTCTGAATGTTTCTGTTTCCCTAGCTCTTTATTCCCTAGTGGCGTTTTTCCATGTCTTCACCAAAGAGTTGGCACCTCACAAGCCTCTTTCTAAGTTCTTGTGCATCAAAGGGGTTGTTTTCTTCTGCTTCTGGCAG GGGATTGTGTTGAGTATGATGGTTTCAATGGGAATAATTAAATCTCATCACATATGGTTAGATGTAGAGCACATTCAAGAAGCCTATCAAAACATTTTAGTTTGTGTGGAGATGGTCTTGTTTGCGTTTATTCAGCAGTATGCATATCCTGTTGCACCTTACAttgccaccaaggaaaagaagaacaaatga